A window of Thermoanaerobaculia bacterium contains these coding sequences:
- a CDS encoding HAD hydrolase-like protein, translating into MRSTPRLVQFAALLALASGPPARGADCLRAIFFDLGNTLVDQTNPAPYPLFPTAQATIDSLQARGLALGIITNVPAGWDRGDLEALLLQPAFLDEFDVLVLSSEAPAPKPDPAIYTHAYNLLALPRPTVAATAFVGETIGEIGNTVLNPTVGARAIGMTGIHLSNGVPNPIADVTITTLDDLLTVESAPCSFLVDGFESADAAAWSSCAGCP; encoded by the coding sequence ATGCGTTCGACTCCCCGCCTGGTCCAGTTTGCCGCCTTGCTTGCGCTCGCGAGCGGTCCGCCCGCACGCGGTGCCGACTGTCTGCGAGCGATCTTCTTCGACCTCGGCAACACGCTGGTCGATCAGACGAACCCGGCCCCGTACCCACTCTTTCCGACCGCGCAGGCGACGATCGATAGCCTCCAGGCGCGCGGCCTGGCGCTGGGGATCATCACCAACGTCCCCGCCGGATGGGATCGCGGCGACCTCGAGGCGCTCCTCCTGCAACCAGCGTTCCTCGACGAGTTCGACGTCCTCGTCCTGTCCTCCGAGGCGCCCGCCCCGAAGCCCGATCCGGCGATCTACACCCACGCCTACAACCTGCTCGCCCTGCCGCGGCCGACAGTCGCGGCCACCGCCTTCGTCGGCGAGACGATCGGCGAGATCGGCAACACGGTCCTGAATCCGACCGTGGGAGCGCGGGCGATCGGCATGACCGGAATTCACCTCTCGAACGGCGTGCCGAACCCGATCGCCGACGTCACGATTACGACCCTCGACGACCTGCTGACGGTCGAGAGCGCTCCCTGTTCCTTCCTGGTCGACGGCTTCGAATCCGCAGACGCCGCCGCCTGGTCGAGCTGCGCCGGCTGCCCCTGA
- a CDS encoding acyl-CoA carboxylase subunit beta — translation MADPAIERLRLERARLQQGGGPERLAKQRAAGKLTARERLALLYDPDTFQEWNLWVRHRSTHPDLAGKELPAEGVVTGVGSVGGRPVYAASQDFTVVGGSIGESGAGKIAELMDAALRSGHPVLVFNDGAGARIQEGVAALDGYGQIFYRNVLLSGVVPQLSIIAGPCAGGAAYSPALTDFIIQVASVGQMYITGPSVIREVTGEEVTAEELGGVESHAHYSGVVHFVAADDADAVAIARRLLDFLPANNTEDPPFIAELHEEALYPDDGFSAIVPADPREPYDMREIVRRTVDRGDFLEIQAAYAANLLIGFGRVAGRTVGVLGNQPMVRAGALDIDASDKAARFIRFCNAFNIPLVTFVDVPGFLPGVRQELGGIIRHGAKMLFAYAAATVPKVTVIVRKAYGGAYLAMCAKAMGADRSCAWPGAEIAVMGAEGAVRVLARKEIEAAEDPAAELARRAAAYRESFADPRVAAARGMLDDIIEPAETRVYVASALEVLRSKRELRPQKKHGLIPM, via the coding sequence ATGGCAGACCCGGCAATCGAGCGCCTGCGTCTCGAACGCGCCCGCCTCCAGCAGGGGGGAGGCCCCGAGCGGCTCGCCAAACAGCGCGCCGCTGGCAAGCTGACGGCGCGCGAGCGCCTCGCCCTGCTCTACGACCCCGACACCTTCCAGGAGTGGAATCTCTGGGTGCGCCACCGCTCCACCCATCCCGATCTCGCCGGCAAGGAACTGCCGGCCGAAGGCGTGGTGACCGGCGTCGGCAGCGTCGGCGGCCGGCCGGTCTATGCCGCCAGTCAGGACTTCACCGTCGTCGGCGGCTCGATCGGCGAATCCGGGGCGGGCAAGATCGCCGAGCTCATGGACGCGGCGCTGCGCTCCGGCCACCCCGTGCTGGTCTTCAACGACGGCGCCGGCGCGCGCATCCAGGAAGGCGTCGCCGCCCTCGACGGTTACGGCCAGATCTTCTACCGCAATGTCCTGCTCTCCGGCGTCGTGCCGCAACTGTCGATCATCGCCGGCCCCTGCGCCGGCGGCGCCGCCTACTCGCCAGCGCTCACCGATTTCATCATCCAGGTGGCGAGTGTCGGCCAGATGTACATCACCGGCCCGTCGGTCATCCGTGAGGTCACCGGCGAGGAGGTCACTGCCGAGGAGCTCGGCGGCGTCGAAAGCCACGCCCACTACTCGGGGGTCGTCCACTTCGTCGCCGCAGACGACGCCGACGCGGTGGCGATCGCCCGCCGCCTGCTCGACTTCCTGCCCGCCAACAACACCGAGGATCCGCCTTTCATCGCCGAGCTCCACGAGGAGGCGCTTTATCCCGACGACGGCTTCTCGGCGATCGTTCCGGCCGACCCGCGCGAGCCCTACGACATGCGCGAGATCGTACGGCGCACGGTCGATCGCGGCGACTTTCTCGAGATCCAGGCAGCGTACGCCGCCAATCTGTTGATCGGCTTCGGCCGCGTCGCCGGACGCACCGTCGGCGTCCTCGGCAACCAGCCCATGGTGCGTGCCGGCGCACTCGACATCGACGCCTCCGACAAGGCGGCGCGCTTCATCCGCTTCTGCAACGCCTTCAACATCCCGCTGGTCACTTTCGTCGACGTCCCCGGGTTCCTGCCCGGCGTCCGCCAGGAGTTGGGCGGCATCATCCGGCACGGCGCCAAGATGCTCTTCGCCTACGCCGCGGCGACCGTGCCCAAGGTGACGGTCATCGTCCGCAAGGCCTATGGCGGGGCTTATCTCGCGATGTGCGCCAAGGCGATGGGCGCCGACCGCTCCTGCGCCTGGCCGGGCGCCGAGATCGCCGTCATGGGCGCCGAGGGCGCGGTGCGGGTGCTGGCGCGCAAGGAGATCGAAGCGGCGGAGGATCCCGCCGCCGAGCTTGCGCGCCGCGCGGCGGCCTACCGCGAGAGCTTCGCCGACCCGCGGGTCGCCGCGGCGCGCGGCATGCTCGACGACATCATCGAGCCGGCGGAGACCCGGGTCTACGTCGCGAGCGCACTCGAGGTCCTGCGTTCCAAGCGGGAGCTTCGCCCGCAGAAGAAGCACGGCCTGATTCCGATGTGA
- a CDS encoding OadG family protein produces MTTTPMDTDTLSFGLEISLIGMGVVFLGLLLVTGAITLMRRLDERWQSAEKRGEAEALLAAPTIDSTTLVLLAAAAATLVAGRHRIRGVRRMLPGEGAASAWSVTGRAVLQGSHVMSSRPRGG; encoded by the coding sequence GTGACGACCACGCCCATGGACACCGATACCCTGAGCTTCGGACTCGAGATCTCCCTGATCGGCATGGGAGTCGTCTTTCTCGGCCTGCTGCTGGTGACCGGCGCGATCACGCTCATGCGCCGTCTCGACGAGCGCTGGCAGTCAGCCGAAAAACGGGGAGAAGCGGAGGCCCTGCTGGCGGCGCCGACGATCGACTCGACCACGCTCGTCCTGCTCGCCGCGGCCGCCGCGACCCTCGTCGCCGGCCGCCACCGGATTCGCGGCGTGCGCCGCATGCTGCCCGGCGAGGGCGCCGCTTCGGCCTGGTCGGTCACCGGTCGCGCTGTTCTCCAGGGTTCTCACGTGATGTCTTCCCGGCCGCGCGGCGGCTGA
- a CDS encoding VWA domain-containing protein, translating into TREDFRLEVDGKPMPIDYFAPPGAQPLTKPRSASEPEVETVDLSRANLFVFVDQSALEWRTSKKILEEIAAFVLPRTGGNERIMIAAFVENLRILSPPTADRKRIEEAFAELERLRGRGSLVAAERSLLEREVRENARPRAQIELTTPGTGVVGAEQAARVARQDQSDTANLRRQVENFGEQQIDRQARAVAALREWIGALAAIEGRKSVLFASTGFTSQPDAFLTQHLDEKREDNPTGTSQSTRLPTARLKLLDDFERAVRAAQNARVAFYTVSPREVPAGTFGAEFSGSGANSTAVAPRDPAIAEAASSLQRLAGATGGDALFLDDGLSERLSTVADDASASYSLGFSTGEEDGAGDHVIRVRTQDDELTVRHRESFRRSSLAERAEAALVAAATFETTVNPLAMQLELGAPAPLDKKGKEAMVPILVRIPLALVSLEPAGADGTRRAARLTARVAVLNEARHIRLGESGPIGISIPAVDLEKALGGFWAYRAEVEVGRGSQRVAVVVTDEIAGTVSTLTATVERPVE; encoded by the coding sequence ACCCGGGAGGACTTCCGCCTGGAGGTCGACGGCAAGCCGATGCCGATCGACTACTTCGCGCCTCCGGGCGCGCAGCCGCTGACCAAGCCGCGGAGCGCCTCCGAGCCCGAGGTCGAGACGGTCGATCTCTCGCGGGCGAATCTCTTCGTCTTCGTCGATCAGAGCGCGCTCGAGTGGCGAACGAGCAAGAAGATCCTCGAGGAGATCGCGGCGTTCGTGCTGCCGCGCACCGGCGGCAACGAGCGCATCATGATCGCGGCCTTCGTCGAGAATCTCCGCATCCTCTCGCCGCCAACGGCCGACCGCAAGCGGATCGAGGAGGCGTTCGCCGAGCTCGAGAGGCTTCGCGGGCGGGGCAGTCTGGTCGCCGCCGAGCGGAGCCTCCTCGAGCGCGAAGTGCGCGAGAACGCCCGGCCGCGCGCCCAGATCGAGCTGACCACTCCCGGTACCGGGGTCGTGGGAGCCGAACAGGCGGCGCGGGTGGCGAGGCAGGACCAGTCCGACACCGCGAACCTTCGCCGTCAGGTCGAGAACTTCGGCGAGCAGCAGATCGATCGTCAGGCGCGGGCCGTAGCGGCGCTGCGCGAGTGGATCGGGGCGCTGGCGGCGATCGAGGGCCGCAAGTCGGTCCTTTTCGCCTCGACCGGCTTCACCTCTCAGCCGGACGCCTTCCTGACCCAGCATCTCGATGAGAAGCGCGAGGATAATCCCACCGGCACGTCGCAGTCGACTCGGCTACCCACCGCCCGGCTCAAGCTTCTCGACGACTTCGAGCGCGCGGTGCGCGCTGCGCAGAACGCGCGGGTCGCCTTCTACACCGTCTCGCCGCGCGAGGTTCCTGCGGGGACCTTCGGCGCGGAGTTCTCCGGTTCGGGGGCCAACTCGACGGCCGTGGCGCCGCGCGATCCGGCGATTGCGGAAGCGGCCTCGAGCCTGCAGCGCCTCGCAGGGGCGACGGGCGGTGACGCACTTTTTCTCGATGACGGCCTATCGGAGCGGTTGTCGACCGTGGCGGACGACGCGAGTGCCTCCTACTCGCTCGGCTTCTCGACCGGCGAAGAGGATGGCGCGGGCGATCACGTGATTCGAGTGCGGACGCAGGACGACGAGCTCACTGTCCGTCACCGCGAGAGCTTCCGGCGCAGCTCGCTCGCCGAGCGCGCCGAGGCCGCTCTGGTCGCCGCCGCCACCTTCGAGACGACGGTGAATCCGCTCGCCATGCAGCTCGAGCTGGGCGCTCCCGCGCCGCTCGACAAGAAGGGCAAGGAGGCGATGGTGCCGATCCTGGTGCGGATTCCCCTCGCCCTGGTGAGTCTCGAGCCGGCGGGCGCGGACGGGACGCGGCGCGCCGCGCGGCTCACCGCCCGCGTCGCGGTGTTGAACGAGGCGCGCCACATCCGCCTGGGCGAAAGCGGCCCGATCGGGATCTCGATCCCGGCCGTCGACCTCGAGAAGGCTCTCGGCGGCTTCTGGGCCTACCGCGCCGAAGTCGAGGTCGGCCGCGGCTCGCAGCGGGTCGCCGTCGTCGTCACCGACGAGATCGCCGGCACCGTCTCGACCTTGACCGCCACCGTCGAGCGCCCGGTGGAGTAG
- a CDS encoding acetyl-CoA carboxylase biotin carboxyl carrier protein subunit, giving the protein MKLKITVHGVAYEVDVEVLDPGEGFPPSSALPIAPLAPGRAAATRASAPAASHPGQPAATVPSASTADRRSVASPVAGTVLEVHCRNGEAIELNKVLFVLEAMKMKTSIVAPGVGRVAQILVAPGDAVQEGQALLHYE; this is encoded by the coding sequence ATGAAGCTCAAGATCACCGTCCACGGTGTCGCCTACGAAGTCGACGTCGAAGTGCTCGACCCCGGCGAGGGCTTCCCGCCCTCCTCGGCGCTGCCGATCGCCCCGCTCGCGCCGGGCCGGGCCGCCGCGACCCGCGCCAGCGCGCCTGCCGCCTCCCACCCGGGCCAGCCTGCGGCGACGGTGCCATCCGCGTCGACCGCGGACCGCCGGTCTGTCGCCTCCCCGGTCGCTGGCACCGTGCTCGAAGTGCACTGCCGCAACGGCGAAGCGATCGAGTTGAACAAGGTCCTGTTCGTGCTCGAGGCGATGAAGATGAAGACCTCGATCGTCGCCCCGGGGGTCGGCCGGGTGGCCCAGATCCTGGTGGCGCCCGGCGACGCCGTGCAGGAGGGGCAGGCTCTCCTCCACTACGAATGA
- a CDS encoding MBL fold metallo-hydrolase: MPARLPTRTASALAPILLAAAVRIAGADAPGSAGFSVETLAPGIHALVRTKLPGFFLDSNVLFVVNDEDVVVVDANLTPASAEASIAALRQLTPKPVRYLVNTHRHHDHVGGNEVYRREFPGVEIVGSAAMHDDLEAFGKSTLDGWKGWAAEMAAVIPKHLANGTGLAGEPLSAEERASLEADLAAARALVADAPRMHVVAPTLTVTDRLTLRRSLGSTARTIEILALGKGHTRGDLVVWLQEERIAATGDLLVAPVPLVGGDQSYVEEWLATFDRLRTLGATTYLPGHGAVQRSDGQLVLYREFLGSVVEQTRAAMARGLSADEAASTIDLASFRDRMAGESPVLRMLFANWGRVPAVTAMYRQRDEAKSAAP, from the coding sequence ATGCCTGCCAGGCTTCCGACAAGAACCGCCAGCGCCCTCGCTCCGATCCTGCTCGCCGCCGCCGTGAGGATCGCCGGTGCCGACGCTCCAGGATCCGCCGGCTTCTCGGTCGAGACGCTCGCGCCCGGCATCCACGCCCTCGTGCGCACCAAGCTCCCCGGGTTCTTCCTCGACTCGAACGTTCTGTTCGTGGTCAACGACGAGGACGTGGTGGTCGTCGACGCGAATCTGACACCGGCCTCGGCAGAGGCGTCGATCGCGGCGCTGCGCCAGCTCACGCCGAAGCCGGTCCGCTACCTGGTGAACACCCACCGCCACCACGACCATGTCGGTGGCAACGAGGTCTACCGGCGCGAGTTCCCGGGTGTCGAGATCGTGGGCAGCGCCGCGATGCACGACGACCTCGAGGCCTTCGGCAAGAGCACGCTGGACGGCTGGAAGGGCTGGGCGGCGGAGATGGCCGCCGTCATCCCGAAGCACCTCGCGAACGGCACCGGTCTCGCCGGCGAACCGCTCTCCGCCGAGGAGCGCGCCAGTCTCGAAGCCGACCTCGCCGCGGCGCGGGCGCTGGTCGCCGACGCGCCGCGGATGCACGTCGTCGCACCGACCCTGACGGTCACGGACCGGCTGACGCTGCGCCGGTCTCTGGGCTCGACGGCGCGCACGATCGAGATCCTGGCACTCGGCAAAGGGCACACGCGCGGCGATCTCGTGGTCTGGCTCCAGGAGGAGCGGATCGCCGCGACTGGCGATCTGCTCGTGGCGCCGGTGCCGCTCGTCGGCGGCGACCAGTCGTATGTCGAGGAGTGGCTCGCGACGTTCGACCGTCTGCGGACGCTCGGCGCCACGACCTATCTGCCCGGCCACGGCGCGGTGCAGAGGAGCGATGGGCAGCTCGTTCTCTATCGCGAGTTCCTGGGATCGGTGGTCGAGCAGACCCGGGCCGCGATGGCGAGGGGCCTCTCCGCCGACGAGGCAGCGAGCACGATCGACCTTGCCTCGTTCCGCGACCGGATGGCGGGCGAGAGTCCGGTCCTCCGGATGCTGTTCGCCAACTGGGGCCGCGTGCCGGCGGTGACCGCGATGTATCGCCAGCGCGACGAGGCGAAGAGCGCGGCGCCGTAG
- a CDS encoding type II toxin-antitoxin system VapC family toxin, whose product MIVVDASAAVEMLLGTARGIAVAERLFDPAESLHAPELLDLEIAQVLRRYERARILDAARAEAALSDFADLPLERYSHRLLLPRAWELRANLTIYDAVYIALAELLEAPLLTGDAALAFTQHRARIELLPEI is encoded by the coding sequence ATGATCGTGGTCGATGCCTCGGCGGCGGTCGAAATGCTGCTCGGAACCGCCCGCGGCATCGCCGTCGCCGAACGGCTCTTCGATCCCGCCGAGTCGCTGCATGCACCGGAGCTGCTCGATCTCGAGATCGCCCAGGTCCTGCGGCGCTATGAGCGCGCGCGGATCCTCGACGCCGCCCGCGCCGAGGCCGCCCTGAGCGACTTCGCCGATCTCCCGCTCGAACGCTACAGCCACCGGCTGCTGCTGCCGCGCGCCTGGGAGCTGCGGGCCAACCTGACGATCTACGACGCCGTCTACATTGCCCTCGCGGAGCTCCTGGAAGCCCCCCTGCTCACCGGCGACGCTGCGCTCGCCTTCACGCAACACCGGGCTCGGATCGAGCTCCTGCCGGAAATCTGA